Proteins from a genomic interval of Sphingobacterium sp. SYP-B4668:
- the surE gene encoding 5'/3'-nucleotidase SurE has product MARKKPTILVVNDDGITAPGIKVLIEEMQELGHVVVVAPDSPQSGMGHAITIGRPLRLDRVHIYEGVEMYKCSGTPVDCVKLAVNKIFKGKKPDICVSGINHGLNNSINVLYSGTMSAAVEGAIEGIPSVGFSLDDFTYDANFEPCRSYISAITQQVLNNGLPKNTLLNVNFPNVEDIKGIKICRQAAARWVEEFDERVDPHNRDYFWLTGKFQLEDRGEDTDAYALNHGYVSVVPTQYDMTAHHAIPELNSWSFDV; this is encoded by the coding sequence ATGGCAAGAAAGAAACCGACCATATTAGTGGTTAATGATGATGGCATAACGGCTCCTGGAATAAAAGTGCTGATTGAAGAAATGCAGGAATTGGGACATGTGGTGGTAGTCGCACCAGATAGCCCCCAGTCGGGGATGGGACATGCGATTACGATAGGACGGCCATTGCGTTTGGATAGGGTTCATATCTATGAAGGCGTGGAGATGTATAAGTGCTCCGGAACTCCGGTAGATTGTGTGAAGCTGGCCGTAAATAAGATTTTTAAAGGAAAGAAACCAGATATTTGTGTGTCGGGAATCAACCACGGGCTGAACAATTCTATTAACGTGCTCTATTCGGGAACCATGTCTGCTGCCGTTGAGGGTGCTATTGAAGGAATCCCTTCAGTAGGTTTTTCATTGGATGATTTTACATATGATGCAAATTTTGAACCGTGTAGATCGTACATTTCAGCGATTACCCAACAAGTGTTGAACAATGGCCTTCCAAAAAACACGCTTTTGAATGTCAATTTTCCGAATGTAGAGGATATAAAAGGGATAAAGATTTGTAGGCAGGCTGCGGCGCGATGGGTAGAGGAGTTTGATGAGCGTGTGGATCCGCATAATCGCGATTACTTTTGGTTAACCGGTAAATTTCAACTGGAGGACCGCGGAGAGGATACCGATGCATATGCCTTGAATCACGGCTATGTATCAGTTGTACCTACACAATATGACATGACGGCGCACCATGCTATTCCAGAGCTAAATTCATGGAGTTTTGACGTTTAG
- a CDS encoding menaquinone biosynthesis family protein yields MKLTLGFSPCPNDTFIFDALIHQKIDTEGLEFEVEYQDVETLNQKAFMQELDITKLSYHAFAYAVEDYELLDAGSALGFGVGPLLITKNKGLAEKLGHYLTEGIPLGEDLTGLRVGIPGTYTTANFLLSLAFPQMQQKEEVIFSEIEQAVLDGVLDVGLIIHENRFTYEDKGLFKIVDLGDYWERTTGFPIPLGGIVVRRSLDKEIKQRINRVLKKSVEFAFEHPKSGLDFIRKHAQEMSEAVMYKHIELYVNAYSRDLGVEGRKAIAYLFDNALALKLIPDTNKKLFLS; encoded by the coding sequence ATGAAACTAACATTGGGATTTTCTCCTTGCCCTAATGATACATTTATTTTTGATGCACTTATCCACCAAAAAATAGATACTGAGGGTTTGGAGTTTGAGGTGGAATATCAAGACGTGGAGACGCTCAATCAAAAGGCATTTATGCAGGAGCTTGATATTACCAAATTGAGCTATCATGCTTTTGCTTATGCTGTTGAGGACTATGAGCTTCTAGATGCAGGAAGCGCGCTCGGATTTGGGGTGGGACCGCTATTGATTACAAAAAATAAAGGTTTGGCGGAAAAACTAGGGCACTATTTAACAGAGGGAATTCCCTTGGGAGAGGATTTGACTGGACTTCGGGTGGGGATTCCAGGTACCTATACTACAGCAAATTTCTTACTGAGCTTGGCATTTCCACAAATGCAGCAAAAAGAGGAAGTGATATTTTCCGAAATTGAGCAGGCCGTGTTAGATGGCGTGCTGGATGTAGGACTAATCATTCATGAGAATCGATTTACATATGAAGATAAAGGGCTTTTCAAAATTGTAGACCTTGGGGATTATTGGGAGCGGACGACAGGCTTCCCAATTCCTTTGGGAGGTATAGTCGTGAGGCGTTCGTTGGACAAGGAAATCAAGCAGCGTATCAATCGAGTATTGAAAAAAAGTGTGGAGTTTGCGTTTGAACATCCCAAATCGGGCCTTGATTTCATCCGTAAACATGCACAGGAAATGAGTGAAGCGGTTATGTACAAGCATATCGAGCTATATGTAAATGCGTATTCGAGGGATTTGGGTGTTGAGGGGAGAAAGGCGATCGCTTATCTGTTTGATAACGCTTTGGCTTTAAAGCTAATCCCGGATACGAATAAAAAGCTTTTTCTTTCCTAA
- the secA gene encoding preprotein translocase subunit SecA, whose product MLKFLSKLFGSKSERDIKAIQPLVTKIKAEYELLSGITNDELRSKTTDFKNRIKEYLADIDKDITELKAEADADDVDMMKKTEIYDKIDKLKKDRDKKLEEILLEILPEAFAVVKDTARRFTENSKIEVTASDFDRELASRKPNVTIDGDKAFWSNTWIAAGTEVKWNMVHYDVQLIGGIVLHEGKIAEMSTGEGKTLVGTLPTYLNALSGQGVHIVTVNDYLARRDSEWNGPLFEFHGLSVDCIDKHQPNSPQRRKAYASDIVYGTNNEFGFDYLRDNMTQSPDALVQGKLHYAMIDEVDSVLIDDARTPLIISGPIPRGDEHEFYQLKPRIERLVNAQKNYINTVLNDAKKAINAGSTDPESGGMSLLRAYRGLPKNKALIKFLSEGANRQVLQKAENYYMAEQNRQMPKVDKELFFVIDEKNNQVELTDKGIELITASGEDPSFFILPDVGTEIAEIEKSELSAEEKVNKKEEMLRDYAVKSERIHSINQLLKAYTLFEIDDQYIVDEGKVKIVDEQTGRIMDGRRYSDGLHQAIEAKENVKVEDATQTYATITLQNYFRMYHKLSGMTGTASTEAGELWEIYKLDVVEIPTNRQIQREDRNDLIYRTAREKYNAVAMEIQRLTEAGRPVLVGTTSVEISELLSRMLKMRGIKHNVLNAKLHQKEADIVAEAGKPGTVTIATNMAGRGTDIKLTEEVINAGGLAIIGTERHESRRVDRQLRGRAGRQGDPGSSQFFVSLEDNLMRLFASERISNIMVKMGVEEGEEMQHSMLTKSIERAQRKVEENNFGIRKRLLEYDDVMNSQRTVIYTKRKNALFGERLDVDLNNTIFDVVEDIVSEAKEGGTYEEFQIEVIRLFAIDPEISKEEFAQNNIATLTDRLFDQVIAHYHEKALQIGTQTLPVLSSVFAERGNVIENVVVPFTDGIRGIQVSTNLKKAIETNGREVFKSFEKGIVLALIDEAWKEHLREMDDLKQSVQNAVYEQKDPIIIYKMEAYSLFKSMLASMNKEIVGFLFKGEIPGQQAQDVSEARPVPAQPARVVASKAELTSPTGVSDEDQHDTREAVVTQPIRKEVTVGRNDDCPCGSGMKYKNCHGKNS is encoded by the coding sequence ATGTTAAAATTTTTAAGTAAATTATTTGGTAGTAAATCTGAAAGGGATATCAAAGCGATACAACCTCTTGTTACCAAAATTAAAGCTGAATACGAGCTGTTATCCGGCATAACCAATGATGAGCTACGTTCTAAAACTACAGACTTCAAAAACCGAATCAAAGAATACTTGGCAGATATCGACAAAGACATCACAGAGCTGAAAGCAGAAGCTGATGCGGATGATGTCGATATGATGAAAAAGACGGAAATCTATGACAAGATAGATAAGCTAAAGAAAGATCGGGATAAGAAATTAGAGGAAATATTGTTAGAGATATTGCCGGAGGCATTTGCCGTGGTTAAGGATACGGCAAGACGTTTTACAGAGAACAGTAAAATAGAAGTGACTGCTTCAGATTTTGACCGTGAATTGGCATCTCGCAAACCAAATGTCACAATAGATGGCGATAAGGCCTTTTGGAGCAATACTTGGATCGCTGCTGGTACGGAGGTAAAGTGGAACATGGTTCACTACGATGTACAGCTGATTGGTGGTATCGTGTTACATGAAGGTAAGATTGCTGAAATGTCTACGGGTGAGGGTAAGACTCTCGTTGGGACATTGCCTACTTATTTGAATGCGCTTTCGGGCCAAGGTGTACATATCGTAACGGTGAATGATTATCTAGCTCGACGTGACTCCGAATGGAACGGACCTTTGTTTGAGTTCCATGGTCTTAGCGTAGACTGTATAGATAAGCATCAGCCTAACTCGCCGCAACGTCGTAAAGCATATGCTTCGGATATTGTGTACGGTACGAACAATGAATTCGGATTTGACTATTTACGTGACAACATGACACAGTCTCCGGATGCATTGGTACAAGGGAAGTTGCACTATGCCATGATTGATGAGGTGGATTCGGTATTGATTGATGATGCCCGGACACCATTGATTATATCTGGACCAATCCCTAGAGGAGACGAACACGAATTTTATCAATTGAAACCCAGAATCGAACGCTTGGTAAATGCTCAAAAGAACTATATCAATACGGTCCTTAATGATGCGAAGAAGGCCATTAATGCAGGCAGTACAGATCCAGAATCTGGGGGAATGTCCTTGCTTAGGGCCTATAGAGGTCTTCCTAAGAATAAGGCATTGATTAAATTCTTGAGCGAAGGGGCGAATAGACAGGTTTTGCAAAAGGCCGAAAACTATTATATGGCGGAACAAAACCGCCAGATGCCTAAAGTGGATAAAGAGCTTTTCTTTGTAATCGACGAAAAGAATAATCAAGTAGAGTTGACAGATAAAGGGATTGAATTGATTACTGCTTCTGGGGAGGATCCAAGTTTCTTTATTCTTCCAGATGTGGGGACTGAAATTGCCGAAATCGAGAAATCCGAACTTTCTGCCGAAGAGAAGGTGAATAAAAAAGAAGAAATGTTGCGTGACTACGCCGTTAAATCGGAACGTATCCACTCCATTAATCAATTACTAAAGGCTTATACGCTTTTTGAAATAGATGATCAATATATCGTTGACGAGGGTAAGGTAAAAATCGTTGATGAGCAGACAGGGCGTATTATGGATGGTCGTCGTTACTCCGACGGGTTGCATCAAGCGATCGAAGCGAAGGAGAATGTAAAAGTAGAAGATGCTACTCAAACGTATGCGACGATTACCTTACAGAACTACTTCCGTATGTACCACAAGTTGTCTGGTATGACCGGTACCGCTTCTACTGAAGCGGGAGAGCTTTGGGAAATCTATAAATTGGATGTGGTCGAGATTCCTACTAACAGACAAATCCAACGAGAAGACCGCAATGACTTAATCTACCGCACAGCTCGTGAGAAGTACAATGCTGTAGCGATGGAGATACAACGATTGACAGAAGCGGGGCGCCCGGTGTTGGTGGGTACTACATCTGTAGAAATCTCGGAATTGCTAAGCCGTATGTTGAAGATGCGCGGTATCAAGCATAATGTATTGAATGCGAAGCTTCACCAAAAGGAGGCCGATATCGTTGCTGAGGCGGGTAAGCCAGGTACGGTGACCATCGCGACGAATATGGCAGGTCGTGGTACGGATATTAAGTTGACTGAAGAGGTCATTAATGCAGGGGGTCTCGCTATTATTGGTACTGAGCGCCACGAATCACGACGTGTTGACCGTCAGTTGAGAGGTCGTGCGGGTCGTCAAGGTGACCCAGGATCTTCTCAATTTTTCGTTTCTTTGGAGGATAACTTGATGCGGTTATTTGCTTCGGAGCGAATTTCAAACATCATGGTGAAGATGGGGGTTGAAGAGGGTGAAGAGATGCAACATAGCATGTTGACCAAATCTATTGAGCGAGCGCAGCGAAAAGTGGAAGAGAATAACTTTGGTATTCGTAAACGTCTTTTGGAATATGACGACGTTATGAATTCTCAGCGTACAGTAATCTACACAAAGCGTAAAAATGCACTGTTTGGCGAACGTTTGGATGTAGACTTGAACAATACAATTTTTGATGTAGTCGAAGATATCGTTAGTGAGGCAAAAGAGGGCGGTACTTACGAAGAATTCCAGATAGAAGTAATTCGCTTGTTTGCCATCGATCCGGAGATTAGTAAAGAGGAATTTGCCCAAAATAATATTGCAACCTTGACTGATCGTCTTTTCGATCAAGTAATCGCTCACTATCACGAAAAGGCTTTGCAAATCGGAACGCAAACGCTTCCGGTGTTGTCAAGTGTATTTGCTGAACGTGGAAATGTAATCGAAAATGTCGTTGTCCCTTTTACTGACGGGATTCGCGGTATACAGGTCTCTACCAACTTGAAGAAAGCAATTGAGACCAACGGTCGTGAGGTTTTCAAATCTTTTGAAAAGGGAATTGTATTGGCTTTGATTGATGAGGCTTGGAAAGAGCATCTTCGGGAAATGGATGATTTGAAACAATCTGTTCAAAACGCGGTTTATGAACAGAAGGATCCTATCATTATTTATAAAATGGAAGCCTATTCATTGTTCAAATCGATGCTTGCTTCGATGAACAAAGAGATTGTTGGTTTCTTGTTCAAAGGAGAAATCCCTGGACAACAAGCTCAAGATGTTTCCGAGGCTCGTCCAGTACCAGCTCAACCGGCAAGGGTAGTGGCGTCTAAGGCTGAATTGACGTCTCCCACAGGTGTAAGTGATGAAGATCAACATGATACGAGAGAAGCGGTGGTAACACAGCCTATCCGTAAAGAAGTGACCGTTGGAAGAAATGATGACTGTCCTTGTGGGTCAGGAATGAAGTATAAAAACTGCCACGGAAAGAACAGTTAA
- a CDS encoding SPOR domain-containing protein, translating into MYKKGLILFILVYGSATLAKAQQSGQVEVLKDSLISILQEYRSEEGINPSLDKKTVAIGRMTAVDKSKMKRVKVRGFRVQIFSGPNRSEAYAEQSRFRNLYKDYDAYVNYDEPNYRVKVGDFESRAEANNLMRILRSQFDNVFVFTEDVYVYR; encoded by the coding sequence ATGTATAAAAAGGGATTAATACTATTTATCTTGGTTTATGGATCTGCGACGTTGGCCAAAGCCCAACAATCTGGACAGGTGGAGGTCTTAAAGGACTCTTTAATATCTATCCTGCAGGAGTATAGATCGGAAGAAGGTATTAATCCCTCTCTTGATAAAAAGACAGTCGCTATAGGTCGTATGACTGCCGTGGACAAGTCTAAGATGAAGCGGGTTAAAGTTCGCGGATTTAGAGTACAGATTTTTTCTGGACCTAACCGTAGTGAAGCATATGCTGAGCAGAGCCGATTCAGGAATTTATATAAAGATTATGATGCCTACGTCAACTACGATGAACCCAATTATCGTGTGAAAGTCGGTGATTTCGAAAGTCGCGCAGAGGCAAATAATTTGATGCGAATATTGAGATCTCAATTTGATAACGTTTTCGTCTTTACCGAAGACGTCTACGTATATCGTTAA
- a CDS encoding M20 metallopeptidase family protein: MSISKEQVKGLAEELLAQIIVTRRHLHRHPELSFEEYNTSAYIKSQLAELDIPFETMATTGIVALLKGDLEGDEVIALRADIDALPIQEVEGRVYGSSNAGVMHACGHDAHTSSLLGVAMILNRLRSQFGGTVKFIFQPGEERLPGGASLMIKEGVLENPTPKSVIGQHVMPFIETGKVGFRAGKYMASCDELFMTIKGKGGHGAHPHLNVDPIVIMAHIVTALQQVVSRVADPRTPTVLSWGKVQANGATNVIPDEVYLEGTFRTFDEKWRAQAHQSMVKMAVGIAESMGAICDFEVRKGYPFLINEEQTTHQARVLAEEYLGKENVVELDLWPAAEDFSYYSQEAKACFYRLGTGNAEKGINSAVHTPTFDIDEQSLEIGAGLMAFIALRKLGN, from the coding sequence ATGTCTATTTCGAAGGAACAAGTAAAAGGATTAGCAGAGGAATTATTAGCGCAAATCATTGTTACCAGAAGACATCTCCATCGTCATCCCGAACTTTCATTTGAGGAGTATAATACCTCCGCGTATATAAAATCGCAGCTCGCGGAATTGGATATTCCTTTTGAGACGATGGCGACGACGGGAATCGTTGCGCTGTTAAAGGGGGATTTGGAGGGAGATGAGGTGATTGCTCTGCGCGCGGATATAGATGCTTTACCCATCCAGGAGGTGGAAGGAAGGGTCTATGGTTCATCAAATGCCGGAGTTATGCACGCTTGCGGACACGATGCTCATACATCTTCGCTTTTAGGAGTAGCTATGATTTTGAATCGATTGAGGTCACAATTTGGTGGTACGGTGAAGTTTATTTTTCAACCAGGAGAGGAACGATTACCTGGAGGGGCCTCATTAATGATAAAAGAAGGGGTATTAGAAAACCCAACGCCTAAATCAGTCATAGGACAGCATGTGATGCCTTTTATCGAAACAGGAAAGGTTGGATTTAGAGCCGGAAAATACATGGCTTCTTGTGACGAGCTGTTCATGACGATCAAGGGTAAAGGGGGGCACGGTGCGCACCCTCATCTGAATGTTGACCCTATCGTGATAATGGCGCATATTGTTACAGCTCTTCAGCAGGTTGTTAGTCGGGTAGCAGATCCGCGTACGCCAACCGTGCTTTCTTGGGGTAAGGTACAAGCTAATGGGGCTACGAACGTAATCCCCGACGAGGTCTACCTTGAAGGAACATTTCGAACGTTTGATGAGAAATGGCGAGCTCAGGCTCACCAAAGCATGGTGAAGATGGCAGTAGGTATCGCAGAGAGTATGGGTGCGATATGCGATTTTGAGGTTAGGAAGGGATATCCATTTTTAATCAATGAGGAGCAAACGACACATCAAGCCAGAGTACTTGCAGAGGAGTATTTGGGCAAAGAGAATGTCGTTGAATTGGACCTTTGGCCCGCTGCAGAGGATTTTTCATACTATTCACAAGAGGCGAAGGCTTGCTTCTATCGGCTGGGAACGGGAAATGCTGAAAAAGGAATCAATTCGGCGGTACATACACCGACATTTGATATCGATGAGCAGTCTCTCGAAATTGGTGCTGGACTAATGGCCTTTATCGCACTTCGCAAACTGGGCAACTAA
- a CDS encoding thiamine diphosphokinase — MSSHHIVRENQEPALVVHQLDRIDDESLGQLLEWSPTVIVSDADYDALESRGIKVDVLFLHEAIYDLDIQAHTKLHAIDSSFLKGALDYLVANHHKAVNIIAGAIDQDLLISYSHLLDIVVLDARRRAVIVQSPYEKWKAKGERILISSVPNLQTTGLTPLGPQLFETTESGFFKIAFTGGSYIWIEEER, encoded by the coding sequence ATGTCCTCCCACCATATTGTTAGGGAAAATCAAGAACCCGCACTCGTAGTCCATCAATTGGATAGAATAGATGATGAGTCTCTTGGACAGCTGTTGGAATGGAGCCCGACCGTTATCGTGAGTGATGCTGATTACGATGCATTGGAAAGTCGAGGGATTAAGGTGGATGTCTTGTTTTTGCATGAGGCGATTTATGATCTCGATATACAAGCCCATACAAAGCTGCACGCTATTGATAGTTCCTTTCTAAAAGGTGCACTTGACTATCTTGTGGCAAATCACCATAAAGCTGTCAATATCATCGCTGGGGCTATCGATCAAGACTTGCTTATATCATATTCTCATTTGTTGGATATTGTTGTATTAGATGCCAGGCGAAGGGCTGTAATTGTGCAGTCGCCATATGAAAAATGGAAAGCAAAGGGTGAGCGCATCCTAATATCTTCTGTTCCAAATCTTCAAACGACAGGTCTAACCCCTTTGGGGCCTCAGCTATTTGAAACAACGGAGTCTGGTTTTTTTAAAATAGCATTTACTGGTGGTTCCTACATTTGGATCGAAGAAGAACGTTAA
- a CDS encoding M28 family metallopeptidase: MKRIVPFLCGLVSCTTLTSNAQDNGTINVDKSYITTILQTLAADEMRGRSALSTDIEKAADYIASEFQNIGLTPYQEQNYRQTFQVQKITPTTLSFNSGGQPISDDKLLVISRQSQLDWNQTSGIPSLEIPEGANFSEEFRKIVQGSYKQAIVMVHPSFANYFTRFKKIYGKESLVTVGDPISTNSFVFILDEAPVKDFELHFKNNTETVSLFNIAGILPGKSKANEFVIFSAHYDHIGILDAEGQDSIANGADDDASGVTAMIALAKHFKQKADNERTLLFVAFTGEEIGMYGSTYFSKKINPESVTAMINMEMIGKDSKFGPNTMYITGYDQSNLGRLMQENLKGSKFKFYADPYPKQNLFYRSDNAVLAAQGVPAHSFSTSQMDQDHYYHTVKDEVSTLNIDNIKASIEAIAIGTTGIVMGVQTPSRVEKLRD; this comes from the coding sequence ATGAAGAGAATTGTGCCCTTTTTATGCGGTTTAGTGTCCTGCACTACCCTCACTTCTAATGCCCAAGACAACGGTACTATTAATGTAGACAAATCTTACATCACCACTATTCTACAAACGCTCGCCGCCGATGAGATGAGAGGGCGCTCCGCATTGTCTACAGATATTGAAAAGGCAGCAGACTACATTGCCAGCGAATTTCAAAACATTGGATTAACGCCTTATCAAGAGCAAAATTATAGACAGACCTTTCAAGTACAAAAAATAACTCCCACTACCCTATCCTTTAATAGCGGAGGGCAGCCAATTTCCGATGACAAACTGCTCGTCATCAGCCGCCAATCACAATTAGACTGGAATCAAACTTCTGGTATCCCATCCTTGGAGATTCCCGAGGGGGCAAACTTTTCTGAGGAGTTTCGTAAAATTGTCCAAGGTTCATATAAACAAGCAATTGTCATGGTCCATCCTTCCTTTGCCAATTATTTCACGCGTTTCAAAAAAATATACGGCAAAGAGAGTCTCGTCACCGTTGGAGATCCTATATCTACCAACAGCTTCGTTTTTATTTTAGACGAAGCCCCCGTCAAAGATTTTGAACTACATTTTAAAAACAACACAGAGACCGTCTCCCTTTTTAATATTGCCGGCATTCTTCCTGGCAAATCCAAAGCCAATGAATTTGTTATCTTCTCTGCCCATTATGACCATATCGGCATACTGGACGCCGAGGGGCAAGACTCTATCGCCAATGGAGCTGACGATGATGCCTCAGGTGTCACAGCGATGATTGCACTCGCCAAGCACTTCAAGCAAAAAGCAGATAACGAACGCACACTTCTATTCGTGGCCTTTACTGGAGAAGAAATCGGCATGTATGGTTCCACCTATTTTTCCAAAAAGATTAATCCAGAATCTGTCACAGCCATGATTAATATGGAAATGATTGGCAAAGATTCTAAGTTTGGTCCCAACACCATGTATATCACAGGATATGATCAATCCAATCTTGGTAGACTAATGCAAGAAAATCTAAAGGGTTCCAAATTTAAATTTTATGCCGATCCTTATCCCAAGCAAAATCTTTTCTATAGAAGTGACAATGCTGTCCTAGCCGCACAAGGGGTTCCTGCCCATTCATTCTCGACATCACAAATGGACCAAGACCATTACTATCATACTGTTAAAGATGAAGTTTCAACCTTGAATATAGACAATATTAAAGCGAGTATCGAAGCCATTGCTATTGGCACCACAGGTATTGTAATGGGAGTACAGACACCCAGTAGAGTAGAGAAATTAAGAGATTAA
- a CDS encoding rhodanese-like domain-containing protein codes for MKEVSVAELKQKMDNNEDFQLIDVRETFEYEVSNLGGLNIPLSGILIESDKIAKDKPVIVQCRSGKRSAQAVMVLEQQGFDNLANLQGGILAWKEEIDPELDVY; via the coding sequence ATGAAAGAAGTTAGTGTTGCTGAATTAAAGCAAAAAATGGATAACAACGAGGATTTTCAGCTTATTGACGTCCGGGAGACATTTGAGTATGAGGTTTCTAATTTGGGCGGGCTTAATATTCCGTTGTCGGGAATTCTTATCGAATCCGACAAGATTGCAAAAGATAAACCGGTAATCGTGCAATGTAGAAGTGGAAAGCGCAGTGCGCAGGCTGTTATGGTATTAGAGCAGCAAGGGTTTGATAATCTGGCAAATCTGCAAGGTGGTATATTGGCCTGGAAAGAGGAAATCGATCCCGAATTGGACGTTTACTAG
- a CDS encoding DUF6358 family protein: MTKYFILNIVLNLAIVFLAYSGFEGYRSGNMLTAGLGIAFLVVLIYLKVVLSKKIKSVIRDKDAEKRGVKTSPKGTQKRA; the protein is encoded by the coding sequence ATGACAAAATATTTTATTCTCAATATCGTATTGAACCTTGCGATCGTTTTCTTGGCATATAGTGGCTTCGAAGGTTATCGTTCAGGAAATATGTTGACGGCTGGTTTGGGTATCGCTTTTTTGGTGGTACTTATCTATCTTAAGGTAGTACTCAGCAAGAAAATTAAATCGGTCATAAGGGATAAGGATGCGGAGAAAAGGGGAGTGAAGACATCACCTAAAGGAACACAAAAAAGGGCTTAA
- the gcvT gene encoding glycine cleavage system aminomethyltransferase GcvT encodes MSKNTALTEHHIALGAKMVPFAGFNMPVQYSGINDEHETVRKGVGVFDVSHMGEFIVKGEGALALLQKVSSNDVSKLYDGKVQYAYLPNEDGGIVDDFLTYRIDENTYFLVVNASNIEKDWQWISKYNTAGVEMKNISDQTSLFAVQGPKAAEALQALTDIELAPMEYYTFAKGTFAGVENVLISATGYTGAGGFEIYVANEDAQKVWDAIFEAGASFGIKPIGLGARDTLRLEMGFCLYGNDIDDTTSPLAAGLGWVTKFTKDFVNSANLKAQKEAGVPQKIVGFEMIDRGIARHDYQIVDDAGEVIGRVTSGTQSPSLKKSIGLGYVNNAFTKEGTEFFILIRNQKVRAKVTKPPFVK; translated from the coding sequence ATGAGTAAAAATACGGCTCTTACCGAGCATCACATTGCATTAGGAGCAAAAATGGTCCCTTTTGCAGGTTTCAATATGCCTGTACAATATTCGGGGATCAATGACGAACATGAGACTGTACGCAAAGGCGTGGGAGTATTTGACGTAAGCCATATGGGTGAATTCATCGTAAAAGGTGAAGGAGCATTAGCCCTATTGCAGAAGGTCTCTTCTAATGACGTATCAAAATTATACGATGGAAAAGTTCAATACGCATATCTTCCCAATGAAGATGGTGGTATCGTAGATGACTTCCTAACCTACCGCATAGATGAAAACACTTACTTTCTAGTCGTCAATGCTTCCAATATCGAAAAAGATTGGCAATGGATAAGCAAGTACAATACTGCCGGAGTAGAGATGAAGAACATTTCCGACCAGACATCTCTATTTGCCGTCCAAGGTCCTAAAGCAGCTGAGGCTCTACAAGCATTAACAGATATTGAACTAGCTCCTATGGAATATTATACTTTTGCCAAAGGAACATTCGCTGGTGTCGAGAATGTATTGATTTCGGCCACAGGCTATACTGGTGCCGGAGGCTTTGAGATTTACGTTGCCAACGAAGATGCACAAAAAGTATGGGATGCCATATTTGAAGCCGGTGCTTCATTCGGAATCAAGCCAATTGGACTTGGGGCCCGTGACACACTTCGCCTAGAAATGGGATTCTGCTTATATGGGAATGACATTGACGATACGACATCACCACTAGCAGCGGGACTAGGCTGGGTTACTAAATTCACCAAAGACTTTGTAAACTCAGCAAACCTAAAAGCCCAAAAGGAAGCAGGTGTACCTCAAAAAATAGTCGGTTTTGAGATGATTGATAGAGGAATAGCTCGTCATGATTATCAAATTGTAGATGATGCAGGAGAGGTTATTGGACGAGTAACATCGGGAACTCAATCTCCCTCACTCAAAAAATCCATTGGACTAGGCTATGTAAATAATGCGTTCACCAAAGAAGGTACAGAGTTTTTTATTCTCATCCGCAATCAAAAAGTAAGAGCAAAAGTTACCAAACCACCTTTTGTAAAATAA